The nucleotide window attgagaatatttgaattgataaaaTTTCATTGGTGGAAAGTTGTTGAAAagtgtataataaagtaaaaaaaattaaattataaatgtttattaaattattaataagcGTGCATACTATAAAAAttttatcaattcaaatattctttTGATCTTACTTTCGGGAACAAAGAGAGTATTCTTTTGATGGTACTACGGATGCTACAACTTTAGGATGGTGCTGTTGATCATCTGGACTAAAAAGGATGACAAAGAGGAATCCCAAGCCCTTAATCTTGAACTGTACATAGAGTGATAGATTACTAACTTAGATTATAGAatgttttagtcatttattttgttatagtatatatatagttgagTTGGTATACAATGTTTGCTAGCTGGGCCGGGAAATGTCCAGTGTTTATCAATTGGCATACAGTTGCATATGAGCTGAAAAGCTTTGGAAGTCCAGTTCCTCGGATTCGAGTTGATCAaaacaaaaagtatatatatgaagCTGGTTTTTATTATTCTTGATGAATAATTTACACATGTAGTCACGATAAATGCATGGTTTCGTGTACAACTCTGTGATGATAGTACTCTACGTAACACTTGGATCAACTGTATACAATTCTACATGCAATACGATAAGATTTTCAGTAAACTTTGCGTTTACATACTTAACCCTTATTACAACCTTCAAAAGAATATTGTGAATattaaactctaaacctaaTTAATACTCAAACATTTGTCCAAGGAATTTTCACAAGATAAAACAAGTTATATCATAAATAATTTGTACTTGGCTATACAAAAATGATACGTCTTTAAAAAATGGGTATTGTCCCACTAAACTCAATGTGCCGTCACGGTTGAATCCGCTTGACCACCAAAATAGATTTGTCGGTGTGATTTTtataaatcccttatatattaaccGAGAAACAAtacaacattgttttgtagACACGTGTCACCATAAAAATGAAATTCAAaattcttagagaaataggttggtccatcttactTACATTATactaactattaaattgataaatagcGTACAGAAGAATATTATCGCACTTTCCTTAAAAAAAGCTACAAAATttcctaatatgattaacatatataaaagaattaatgattatgaataataaatatttgataagaaTTTTAGTATCTTAgctcttttttatttaatttgacattattaaaagatattaagcaaccacattaactatataataaaaacatgatttttttatatgttatatttttaatggatAATTCTCCTAAACAgaccattttcaagttttgatcacaaaaatagaccataaggaaaaaaatgaccaaaatgtttcatttaataggtaaaagaaccataataccctagatatatatatatatatatatatatataaaattatagttttagattatattttttaaattcgaacttttttataataatttttttataatttttttcgaaattttttttaataaaattttaaatctcaatctcaaatctccatctctcaactctaaaccctacggttttgattagttaatcctagggGTATAACTGTAgatctctttaatgaaacattttggttattttgatcCTTAGGATCTGTATTTGTGACATAAACCTTTTTAGTGCTATTCTAGGGTATTtcccattttaatttttaaaacgactataaattactaaaatagttaaatgtctcacacactaaaattttgtcatcaatggtttaatttttttggtgataaaaaaatacaaatgatcataaattgtatgaatatgactagacattcatattatattttaatatttttttaaattaaattatatagcATAGAAAAATACTCAAGtatgataatttctaaatttgtattaaaaatattaaaatcttattattttaattttaaaatttgcattcaaaaaatcgcacattagaaattttgtgtttatcgtatgaatatgattctaaataataaatatttatattaaaatatactatatatatatccatgtcattaaaatttagttatatactatataaaacaaataaaataatgttttgatttatttaccaaaaaaagtaTCATAAATTAGATGTATTGTTTCGATTTATATGCTCACtctgatttaattatatacataataaataaatgaatataaataaataataatatataaaatttatttttatatataacataattgtGCGGGTCTTAAGTCATATGATAATCTAGAATACTTATACACTAATCAGCATCCCAACCATTATATAAGAAGTTGTAAAATAtgaaatacatatttataaaatatctaattCAAAACCAAGAGCGCCCATAGAAGTGAGATAGATTTTTAGCTTAATCCCGCTTAGACTCACATGGACTTTTCCATTGTCGGATTGAGCCATCAACCAAACATATTTTAGCTGAATTAATTTATTCTATTTCTCGAGACTTATTAATTAAACAATTAGATAAAAGAAATGTTATTCCTCAAATCTGTTTTCAAGTAGGTGAGTAGATCGAAACCCAGAacaacctctttttttttgcttaaaaccCCAAGAACTACTTATAGACCTAACTTTAACAACAACAATACAAAAGAAATGTACTAAGCACACAATACAAAACGAAGCATGATGGTCTAACTAACTCCAGCGAATATAACTTATGAGCGAGTGGTAAGGAAAAACACTTTccttgtaaagaagaaagaaaattcACATTAATTAGGTTAGAAGAAAtcataaaagaaaattcaaaactttTGATCACATGGTTGTGTGGACTAAACTTGGACTTTTCTTTAATCATATagttcatttttcattttcaagGAAGATCGATACTTTTACTTatgttctttttatttaattgtaaTGACACTCCCAGAGTTAAAAACCAGTATTGAAAGAAGCAAATGGTTTTGCCTCTCCAAGTAGGCAACTATGCCTCCCAAAGAAAAAGAGACATCATGCTCACTCCATGCCTATAAATACTCCTCAAATCAATAACTTATCCATTCAAATTGTGTCTGAGAAcaaaaaggcaaaaaaaaaaaaagaagaagatgggtttaatcaaagagaaagagatggaGATTCCAGTCATTGATTTTAGTGAACTGGATGGAGAAAACAGAACCAAGACTATGTCTCTTCTTGATCATGCATGTGATAAGTGGGGCTTCTTCATGGTATGTACAAATCTTTATCCACAAATCAAGTTCTTAAGTATGCATATGTAAACGTTCCTAGATCCAGTTCTAGTGTAGACCCTTATTAAATGCGGGCTGATGAATTTTCAGGTTGATAATCATGGAATTGATAAAGAATTGATGGATAAAGTAAAACAGCTGATTAACTCTCATTATGAGGAGCATTTGAAAGAGAAGTTTTACCAGTCAGAGATGGTCAAGGCTTTGAGTGAAGGCAAAACGTCAGATGCTGATTGGGAAAGCACTTTCTTCGTTTGGCATAAGCCGACTTCAAACATATCCAAAGTCTCCAACATTTCAGATGAACTCATGTAagtaactaaaaaaattatatatccaAATTTTTACCAATTTCTTTATTTGGACAAAGTTTTTACCATTTATATGTCTTGCCTATTATAATTAACAATGTGTGGGGATGAAACTTATATTGCAGCAAGACAATGGATGAATATGTTTCTCAACTGCACAAGTTTGCAGAAAGGCTCTCTAAACTCATGTGTGAAAATCTTGGTCTCCCTCGAGAACACATAGTGAATGCGTTCTCCGGTATAGAAGGTCCAGTTTTTGGGACAAAAGTGGCTAAATACCCAGAATGCCCTCATCCGGAGCTCATTAGAGGGCTGAGAGAACATACTGATGCTGGAGGGATCATATTGCTCTTGCAGGATGATCAAGTGCCTGGTCTTGAGTTCTTGAAAGATGGGAAGTGGGTTCCTATCCCACCATCGAAGAACAATACCATTTTTGTCAATACCGGTGATCAAGTCGAGATATTGAGTAATGGGAAGTACAAGAGTGTTGTACACCGTGTGATGACGATGAAGCAAGGAAGTAGACTGTCGATAGCTACATTTTACAATCCAGCTGGGGATGCCATAATATCTCCAGCTCAAGAGATGTTGTACCCAAGTGGTTACCGATTCCAAGACTACCTTAAGCTTTATTCAACCACTAAGTTTGGAGACAAAGGCTCTAGATTTAATACCATGAAGAAAATGGAGAATGGGGATTCCGTCTAGGATGCATCGCCTGAACGTAACGCTGCTTTTGTATTTCACATGAAACTCTATTTCTATTAAAACTTTGTCTTCTTGTTGTGTTTCTTTCATAAAGGAATAACAATTATGCCAGGATCATGCTGATTCAACTATTTTGctttgttaagaaaaaataactcTTTTTACTCAAGTGATTTTGTACTAGGCAAGTCGTTGATGGCAACTTTAAAAACATTAGTTTGAACTTTGAAGGTCTTTTATAttgtacttttatttttaaggaTGTCCTTAAGATATTAGTATGTTTTGGCTAAAAAGTTATATATCGTTTAATTCTGTTTATcttttaaaacaacaaaaacacaaaagataTTTCATGTTAAGCGATAATTCAATATGATTAAGAGAATGATAACCTAGTTAGTAATTAGTAATTACCAACATCCGTATGGTCATAAAAGAGAACCCAagataatgaaaaaaaaatgtcaaaccATAAAACTTGGACAATGGTGAAACAAAAAcagtttttatttaagttttCGTAGGATCAAACTCCCACGGCTGCTTCTTGTAATAGCAGACCACAAACTAAACCAAGTGGTCTTATTTGTAGCAACTTCTTTTTCTTCACCTTTTAACTTGGCATGTAACTGAGCAAATTccagcaaattttttttttttttttttgcttgtacTAAATAGCTTAATTTTGGTGAAGAAACCagcaaattttcattttattttaataaataaatgatatCTCATTCAACTTTAATGTTACTGAATGATACATGGAGATAATAAATAATACTCCAAGTaaagatttttttagatttttttcttgttccacaaagatagattttctatattgttaaggtatttttttatacttttgaaaaacattaattgagaatatttgaattaattaaatttcattggtggaaagttattgaaaagtgtataataaagtaaaagataaattaaattataaatatttattaaattattaataagcGTCCATACTCTAAAAAATCTTACTTTTGCGAACAGAGAGAGTATTCTTTTGATGGTACTACGGATGCTACAACTTTAAGATGGTGCTGTTGATCATCTGGACTAAATAGGTTGACAAAGAGGAATCCCAAGCCCTTAATCTTGAACTGTACATAGAGTGGTAGATTACTAACTTAGGCTTCGAATGTTACGAACTGCCTCGctccgcagttaacagtaacaaaaatctctacatatactatatatctatacgtttttataactgttaaaaccgcaccgcaaTTAATGTATGTAGCGGCTAGAGGCTTGTTCAAAATGAATCCTCCAATGATTATAGTGCCTAAATCCATTGAGGAAGGCATCGAGACTTTGCTCGAGGTTCCTAGAGCTAAGGCACAATCCTGTTAGCTTGGACATAGGAGGACAACCTCTAGCATCCAACTACCCATTGCCGCCCAAGGtttgtggtttttttttgtgtgtgttgtttGGTGGCATAGTGATACAGTAGCTTCATCAGGTGTCAGTAGAACCATGAGGAGAATTCTTTCAGTGGAGTTGGCTTTTGAACCAAAGATTGTATATGTGAGAAAAACATCTAAAGTTAAAATGTGTCAAAGGTTACGACATCCTCATTCAAATAGCTAATGATAACATGGGTTTGTCAGTGTTGGTTCTTCTCGGTAGATATATGCTTAAGTTCCGTTTCTTAGGTCAGCAAAATGGTGCAACGACATCTGACATGAGGGAATAAGTAGGTGGGGGATCTCACGATAtctaaaaatcattattttgcaTTTTTTTCTGAGAGCATTCTGATTAGCTACACCGTGTGTTATCCTTAGGCTATGCTCTATTATTGTCTTGGTGCGTCACATTCTCAACTTGTAAACTAGAGTGTTCATATTTTTGTTCTAGGGTGGATTGTCAATGTATGTAGCGGCTAAAATTTTCTAATCTTTTATATAGTTTCCTTGTAAAAGGTATCTTATTGCTTGGTCAAAGACTGCTGGCATTATGATACCAGTTAGATTCATCAGGTGTCAGCAGAAATATGAGGAGCATCCTTTCATTAGAGTTGGCTTTTGAACCAAATATTGTTTATATGAGAAAAATCATATATTACCAAGGGGGTATAGGAGTCCAGCATCCAAAAGCTAGATTGTGTTAGGTTATAGTGTCCTCATTCAAAATTGTGTTGGTTCTTATCGGTAATCATATGCTTAAGTTTCGGTTTTCAGGTCAGCGAATAATGCAACATCATCTGACATTAAGGAGTAAGAAGGTGGGCTCGTAAGATATCTAAAAAAGGTTTCTCTTAACAACCTCAGTATTCTCTGAAGATTGTGGGCTTAATCCACTTCAAGATTCTGCAAACGAGACTGCTTCTTCCATGAGGCAAGTGTCTATTGTTTTCTCTGATATGTCGTCACTCTTTTGTCATCATTGAGGTTTAGGCCCTTGACAGAGGCAAAGAGGCAAGAGAAGGAGGACGTTAATTAAACAATTAGATAAAAGAAATGTTATTCCTCAAATCTGTTTTCAAGTAGGTGAGTAGATCGAAACCCAGAacaacctctttttttttgcttaaaaccCCAAGAACTACTTATAGACCTAACTTTAACAACAACAATACAAAAGAAATGTACTAAGCACACAATACAAAACGAAGCATGATGGTCTAACTAACTCCAGCGAATATAAGCGAGTGGTAAGGAAAAACACTTTccttgtaaagaagaaagaaaattcACATTAATTAGGTTAGAAGAAAtcataaaagaaaattcaaaactttTGATCTCATGGTTGTGTGGACTAAACTTGGACTTTTCTTTAATCATATagttcatttttcattttcaagGAAGATCGATACTTTTACTTatgttctttttatttaattgtaaTGACACTCCCAGAGTTAAAACCAGTATTGAAAGAAGCAAATGGTTTTGCCTCTCCAAGTAGGCAACTATGCCTCCCAAAGAAAAAGAGACATCATGCTCACTCCATGCCTATAAATACTCCTCAAATCAATAACTTATCCATTCAAATTGTGTCTGAGAAcaaaaaggcaaaaaaaaaaaagagaagaagatgggtttaatcaaagagaaagagatggaGATTCCAGTCATTGATTTTAGTGAACTGGATGGAGAAAACAGAACCAAGACTATGTCTCTTCTTGATCATGCATGTGATAAGTGGGGCTTCTTCATGGTATGTACAAATCTTTATCCACAAATCAAGTTCTTAAGTATGCATATGTAAACGTTCCTAGATCCAGTTCTAGTGTAGACCCTTATTAAATGCGGGCTGATGAATTTTCAGGTTGATAATCATGGAATTGATAAAGAATTGATGGATAAAGTAAAACAGCTGATTAACTCTCATTATGAGGAGCATTTGAAAGAGAAGTTTTACCAGTCAGAGATGGTCAAGGCTTTGAGTGAAGGCAAAACGTCAGATGCTGATTGGGAAAGCACTTTCTTCGTTTGGCATAAGCCGACTTCAAACATATCCAAAGTCTCCAACATTTCAGATGAACTCATGTAagtaactaaaaaaattatatatccaAATTTTTACCAATTTCTTTATTTGGACAAAGTTTTTACCATTTATATGTCTTGCCTATTATAATTAACAATGTGTGGGGATGAAACTTATATTGCAGCAAGACAATGGATGAATATGTTTCTCAACTGCACAAGTTTGCAGAAAGGCTCTCTAAACTCATGTGTGAAAATCTTGGTCTCCCTCGAGAACACATAGTGAATGCGTTCTCCGGTATAGAAGGTCCAGTTTTTGGGACAAAAGTGGCTAAATACCCAGAATGCCCTCATCCGGAGCTCATTAGAGGGCTGAGAGAACATACTGATGCTGGAGGGATCATATTGCTCTTGCAGGATGATCAAGTGCCTGGTCTTGAGTTCTTGAAAGATGGGAAGTGGGTTCCTATCCCACCATCGAAGAACAATACCATTTTTGTCAATACCGGTGATCAAGTCGAGATATTGAGTAATGGGAAGTACAAGAGTGTTGTACACCGTGTGATGACGATGAAGCAAGGAAGTAGACTGTCGATAGCTACATTTTACAATCCAGCTGGGGATGCCATAATATCTCCAGCTCAAGAGATGTTGTACCCAAGTGGTTACCGATTCCAAGACTACCTTAAGCTTTATTCAACCACTAAGTTTGGAGACAAAGGCTCTAGATTTAATACCATGAAGAAAATGGAGAATGGGGATTCCGTCTAGGATGCATCGCCTGAACGTAACGCTGCTTTTGTATTTCACATGAAACTCTATTTCTATTAAAACTTTGTCTTCTTGTTGTGTTTCTTTCATAAAGGAATAACAATTATGCCAGGATCATGCTGATTCAACTATTTTGctttgttaagaaaaaataactcTTTTTACTCAAGTGATTTTGTACTAGGCAAGTCGTTGATGGCAACTTTAAAAACATTAGTTTGAACTTTGAAGGTCTTTTATAttgtacttttatttttaaggaTGTCCTTAAGATATTAGTATGTTTTGGCTAAAAAGTTATATATCGTTTAATTCTGTTTATcttttaaaacaacaaaaacacaaaagataTTTCATGTTAAGCGATAATTCAATATGATTAAGAGAATGATAACCTAGTTAGTAATTAGTAATTACCAACATCCGTATGGTCATAAAAGAGAACCCAagataatgaaaaaaaaatgtcaaaccATAAAACTTGGACAATGGTGAAACAAAAACAGtctttttatttaagttttCGTAGGATCAAACTCCCACGGCTGCTTCTTGTAATAGCAGACCACAAACTAAACC belongs to Brassica rapa cultivar Chiifu-401-42 chromosome A07, CAAS_Brap_v3.01, whole genome shotgun sequence and includes:
- the LOC117126758 gene encoding 1-aminocyclopropane-1-carboxylate oxidase 1-like, translated to MGLIKEKEMEIPVIDFSELDGENRTKTMSLLDHACDKWGFFMVDNHGIDKELMDKVKQLINSHYEEHLKEKFYQSEMVKALSEGKTSDADWESTFFVWHKPTSNISKVSNISDELIKTMDEYVSQLHKFAERLSKLMCENLGLPREHIVNAFSGIEGPVFGTKVAKYPECPHPELIRGLREHTDAGGIILLLQDDQVPGLEFLKDGKWVPIPPSKNNTIFVNTGDQVEILSNGKYKSVVHRVMTMKQGSRLSIATFYNPAGDAIISPAQEMLYPSGYRFQDYLKLYSTTKFGDKGSRFNTMKKMENGDSV